Within Dysgonomonas sp. HDW5A, the genomic segment GCAAAATCAGGGACATCAATAACTGCTTCGACACGTGTAGAAGGAAAGACCGACTTATCTTCTGACACCACAAATTTTCCGATCTTCACCTGTGGAAGCTTCAGATTGCCATTGATAAATTTTAAAATCCTCTCAGTATCATTCGATCTGAAACCATAAACAGTACTTTCATACCCATCCAGATACTGAGTGAAGGCGGCTTTTCCTGTTGCACTACCCTCCTCGCTAACCACAACCTCCACTACGGATTCCTGACGATTTTGCTTGTCCGTATAAGAAGGAAGTCTAACAAGTTGTCCTCCCTTATCGGACACTACAATGGCATTATGTCCGGCTATATCTTGATGAATATACCCAAAAGGCAATGTCTGACTTGTACATTCGAGCCAAATGCTATCGTTCTTCTGAGGTACCATTAATATGACATGGTTTAATTGATAAAAACTGGGAAAATCGGGATATAAATCCTTATCCTTTGCATCCAAACGTATCACACAATAGTTAGATGCTATCCCCACCGAAGTGAGCATGGCTTTCATCAGATTGGTTAAACCTTTGCAATCACCGAATCCCATTTTCGAAACAGTCAAAGCATCTATGGGCTGATAACCTCCAATTCCGAGTTGTATACTCACATAACGAGTATTCTTCTGTAAATAGTCGTAAATGATCTGAACCTTCTCTTTATCCGTCTTAGCCCCTTTTACCATATCTTGTAATTTGGCAGCTAAATCGGGTGATAACTGATCTCTTCCTTTCAACAGATTGGCAATCCATAAGCCATAACTATTCCAATCTTTCATATTGCCGCAGAATGAGTCATAACACATATCTACAGGAGCAGTCATCATAACAGGCAACACTTCTCCAATAGAAGGACTGAGAGGCTCTCCCAATATTGCCTTCAGATTATTTAGTGATATGGAATATATGTTTTTATCGCCTACAGTTTCTTTCTTCAAACTTCCTCCAAAGTTATTTCGCTCACGCATTTCGACATTCAGAGGGGTTTCTATTCTCAAGTCAGACTTTTCCACCGACACAAAGTACCTATCCTGAGGTGCAAATACAGGGTACGAAGCTATGCCGTTTTTCCATTTTTCCTGATAGGTATACTCTACCGTACAAGGATAACTGGGTAAACTGCATATATATGTTATACTGAAATTATCATCCGTACCTGCCCCTTCCGATACCGAAGAGAATCTTAAATCGCTTTTCTTTATCTTTTTTATAACATTACCTGAAGCATCCCGTATTGTTCCCGAAAAATCGGAAAGTTCACGAAATTTATCACCGTAGAGTGCAAAGTGTGCAAAACCATCACCTAATTTACTTAGAATAGTGACTACTCTGGTCACCTTATAGGTTGCATGATTAACATCGTTCTGAATAAAAACTTCAGAATTTTCTCTGACAACAGCAGATGCTCCTTGCTTAAGACTGTCGGCAATAGCTGCTGCCGGATACTTCGGATCATCGGCTCCAAACAACAGTGCCGGCAATAAACTAAAGCAAATTGCCAGCAACAAAATTTTATAGAAATTATTCATAGACAGAATTTTACTGTACAGTTTTCTTAAGAACAATTTGTTCTGAGTTTTTCGAAATTATTTTAGCGAAAAACTCACGCAATCCGGGATACAGATCTTGCCCTACCATCAGTTCTTTTATCTGAAAATGATATTGCAATGAAATAAGGTTTCCGGCTTGAGCTACTCTGTAAGTAAATACAAGAGCATCATCATCTCCAAACACAAACTTCTGAGAAGTCGGCAACTCTTCTACCGTATATCCCTCAGGAATTGCGATGGTAACCATTTGCTTGTAGGTCTCGAGATAGTCAAAATTCACCGGAAATTTACGTTCTTCTTTTGTAAACGGATTATCGGAAAACAGTTTATCGATCATCGGGCTGATATATATAAACTCATCGCCCAAGACAACATCTTTTATCAATTTGTATTCCATCTTAACATCGCTTCCGGCTTTACTCTCTCCCGATATCGTAAAATCTTCTACCTTTCCGTTCAATCTGCCAGCCAGTTTCTCAATATACTCATTCTGATCTTTGTGATTGAAATAATCTACTTTAAAATCATAAGATGAATTACCTCTTCTAAAATCGGCAACAGTGCTTACCTGCCCTCTGTCATCAAACAGAATTTGTGCATTCATCAATGTAGCTCCCGAAGATGTGGTCGATAAATCTATCCAATCAGGATTATTTTGAATCATAACACGGGCTCTTGTCACCATACATTTTTCAGGAAGAAGATTCCAATCTCCAAACTTAGCAGAAGCATCGGTATAATAATAAAGAGTATCTATTTTTAAACCCGTAATTGTATAATTTAAAGCCGTGATAGATGGATGGGCAACAGGCAAATGTCCGTTTCCACGTGTACTCAATATTACAGGAAACGCATCAAAGCCACCTGCTTTAAGAGCATTAATAAGTAAAAAGTTCATATCGGCACTATTTCCGACACCATCTTTCAATGCATCTTTTAGACTATTGGGATAGAAGGCATTTTTTTCGTTCCATTTAACTTTACTCTTCACCAAGTCTTGAATAGATTTCGCCTGAGCCAGCGTTAAATCAGACTTGGTTATTTCGTCTTTAAAAAGTCCTGCTTTTTTCAAATTTCCGCCAAAATCTCCAAGACCAAATAATTCTTTATCGATATCTGCCCATGTGGTAGTGATATTCTTAATAGTTGTCCATGGATATCTGATGCTTTGCAATTCGAAACTCACTTTACTTATATAATCATCCAATGACCACAAGTAAGAATCGTTTTTAATGGCCGGTAAATCTTTTCCTACAAATTTCATTTCCTGAGCACTACAACGTACATTATCCATTTGCATGCGACCCGAATCGTCTTTATAACGCACACTGAAAGTCTCATTTACAGGAGTTTTCTTTGTAATAATATTTTCATATCCCTGCATATTTACATTATAATAAAAATATTCAGGCATCGTTATTTTATAAGAAGTATAAGCTGTAGGAACCCATGTTTGAAATACAAAGTCTCTCAAATCATAGAAGTACATCGATGTAATAGTATATTTAAATTCGACAACCGAACCTACTTTGGCTGCAGGCATGGTAAACTTCTTCAATTTCCACTTTCTATCTGTGGCCTCATCAAAAATAGCGTCTTTCGATAATTTTGTTTTAACAATTTTTCCATCTTCCAGATTATACGTTGTACCATTCAATCCGGTTATTTTCTCTCCAGTAGCATTTGTTTCCTGATAAAATGAAATATTCTGGTTACATAGTTCCAGTCCTTCATTCTTAAGGATTTTGACTTTCATCTGAAGCGTATATTCAAACTGGAAGCCTAATAATTCACTGTATACAAATCGTGTTTCTCCTGTTTTAAGAAGAACAACTGCAGCTGCTGTAGTATCTTGAGGATATACAGTCATGTTTAATTCATCCATTGTTGCCTCCCCGTATTTTGATTGGGCAAAACAGACCTCCCCCAAAAGGAGGAACATTAAAACTAAAAGGCTTGAAAGTGTTTTCATCACTAGATCAATGTTGTTTTGTTTAAATTTGCAAATCTATCCAAAAAATGAATAAAATACACTTTTTCTAACAAAAATTTATCAACAACCGACAATCGTATTCCTCAATCGTATTGAAGCGTAAAAACACAATAACATCATTCCGATACGAACAACATCAAAAATATGAAAACCAGAAGAAGCTATATAGTTTATATTAACTTACATTGATAGCCCTGGTGATTTTGAAATATATAGTTGATATCTGAATCATACCTTAAACAACACGAACACAAGCAAAACACTCTAAATAAAACAATTAGAAAAACATGCAGAAGGTGCGACAAGCAAGCAGGAATAGTTTTTCAATAAACCGCATATATGAAAATTCATTTTTAATAGACGAGAAAGCATTGCGTTTCATCAATTATTTCTATATTTGAAGATCACTCATTTATAAAATAGTTTAATATGATTTATGCAATAATTTTAATTGTGCTGGGGCTCATTGCTACTTTATTCAATAAAAAGCCTGTAAATAAAAAAGCAATAACCGTCAAAGCTTGGCTTGCACCCTTGTTTATTATCTGGGGAACGGTAGGAATTGTAATTCTGAATACTATCAGATACAGTGTGATTGACGAAAATGCAACGTACTGGGCTTTGCTGATTTTAGGTAGTTCGATCGAAATAATTATAGCTCTGTTCTTTATTTACAGATCGATAAAATTAAGGAAGAACCCTCAGCCGGATGATAAGCTTTTTCTACCCCAAAATATTCTGGGTATTCTTGCCATTTTGACCGGTATAGCAACCATCATCGTTAAATAACGATATAACGGCATAAAAAATAAAAAGTCCCTTAACCATTACGCTTAAGGGACTTTTTCGTATAGATCAGAATGGTTTCTCGACGTGTGCATAAGGTACTTTGGCGACAATTTTCCAGGTACCATTAAATTTAAGCAACGAAATATAATCAGTAGCAATCAATTCACTATTTCTGAATAACAAGACTTTAACGGCGGCGGCATTACCTGTAACATCAATCGACGCAAAATCATAGGTTAGTGTTCGCAATTCGGGATTTCCCTTATTGTCAAGCTTATAATCATCTACTGCTTTCTTCCATTCCAAAAGAGGAAACCTCTTCAGTTCCTCACCATCTGCCGAGAAGATTGCAAAATCAGGATGAAATAACTCCAACATCTTATCTGTCTCCAGTTTATTGGCAACTGCATTGATGTATTTCTCTTCTAACAATTCTTTAATATGTTGTTTTTCCATATCGTTTATAGTTTCGGTTTGTTGCTTCGCTATCAGAGGTGTCATTAATAACACCAGAGATAGTATTGTTAATAGTTTTCTCTTTATCATTATCTTCATGTGTTTCGAATTATTTACTTAATTAGTTGTTAATCCTCCGTCTACAGCTATTATTGATCCGGTAATCCATTTGGCCTGTTCCGAAGCTAAGAATAAAGCTGCTTGTGCAACATCCTCCGCTTCTCCGATTGTTCCCATAGGATAAATAGTCTGAATCATTTCCTTAAACCGTTGCTGTTCATGAGACGAAAGCTTTTCGATATTCAGATTTAATTGTGGAGTCTCGATGCTTCCCGGTGCTATGGCATTTACACGGACTCCTTTTTTACCTATCTCGAAAGCGAGCGATTTTGTAAAAGAATCTATTGCTCCCTTAGTTAAGGAATAAGCTGTGGAATCTCTTCCCGATAGCATCCTGTGAGAAAAATAAGATGAAATATTGATTATATTTCCTTTTGTATCAATCAATGATTCCAGTAGATATTGAGTCAAAAAATAAGTCGCTCTGATATTTAAGTTCAGGTGCATATCTAATGCCTCTTCACTTGTTTCCGAAAAAGGAATAAAGCGTCCAATCCCTGCATTATTCACCAATATATCCACTTGTGGAATTGCTTTCAAGGTCTTCTCCGATACAGTTTTAACGGAAGAA encodes:
- a CDS encoding DUF3857 domain-containing protein, whose amino-acid sequence is MNNFYKILLLAICFSLLPALLFGADDPKYPAAAIADSLKQGASAVVRENSEVFIQNDVNHATYKVTRVVTILSKLGDGFAHFALYGDKFRELSDFSGTIRDASGNVIKKIKKSDLRFSSVSEGAGTDDNFSITYICSLPSYPCTVEYTYQEKWKNGIASYPVFAPQDRYFVSVEKSDLRIETPLNVEMRERNNFGGSLKKETVGDKNIYSISLNNLKAILGEPLSPSIGEVLPVMMTAPVDMCYDSFCGNMKDWNSYGLWIANLLKGRDQLSPDLAAKLQDMVKGAKTDKEKVQIIYDYLQKNTRYVSIQLGIGGYQPIDALTVSKMGFGDCKGLTNLMKAMLTSVGIASNYCVIRLDAKDKDLYPDFPSFYQLNHVILMVPQKNDSIWLECTSQTLPFGYIHQDIAGHNAIVVSDKGGQLVRLPSYTDKQNRQESVVEVVVSEEGSATGKAAFTQYLDGYESTVYGFRSNDTERILKFINGNLKLPQVKIGKFVVSEDKSVFPSTRVEAVIDVPDFANRTGSRLFIPACPLAKTSFNVFTASTRNLDIVLGTGFSESDTITITIPQTYTLEALPKDMDVNTAFGSIKTKAKVDGDKIVYIQDIDIISGRYNRSQYTEVKDFFAQINAAVKRNIVLKKL
- a CDS encoding DUF3857 domain-containing protein, producing MKTLSSLLVLMFLLLGEVCFAQSKYGEATMDELNMTVYPQDTTAAAVVLLKTGETRFVYSELLGFQFEYTLQMKVKILKNEGLELCNQNISFYQETNATGEKITGLNGTTYNLEDGKIVKTKLSKDAIFDEATDRKWKLKKFTMPAAKVGSVVEFKYTITSMYFYDLRDFVFQTWVPTAYTSYKITMPEYFYYNVNMQGYENIITKKTPVNETFSVRYKDDSGRMQMDNVRCSAQEMKFVGKDLPAIKNDSYLWSLDDYISKVSFELQSIRYPWTTIKNITTTWADIDKELFGLGDFGGNLKKAGLFKDEITKSDLTLAQAKSIQDLVKSKVKWNEKNAFYPNSLKDALKDGVGNSADMNFLLINALKAGGFDAFPVILSTRGNGHLPVAHPSITALNYTITGLKIDTLYYYTDASAKFGDWNLLPEKCMVTRARVMIQNNPDWIDLSTTSSGATLMNAQILFDDRGQVSTVADFRRGNSSYDFKVDYFNHKDQNEYIEKLAGRLNGKVEDFTISGESKAGSDVKMEYKLIKDVVLGDEFIYISPMIDKLFSDNPFTKEERKFPVNFDYLETYKQMVTIAIPEGYTVEELPTSQKFVFGDDDALVFTYRVAQAGNLISLQYHFQIKELMVGQDLYPGLREFFAKIISKNSEQIVLKKTVQ
- a CDS encoding nuclear transport factor 2 family protein, with the protein product MKIMIKRKLLTILSLVLLMTPLIAKQQTETINDMEKQHIKELLEEKYINAVANKLETDKMLELFHPDFAIFSADGEELKRFPLLEWKKAVDDYKLDNKGNPELRTLTYDFASIDVTGNAAAVKVLLFRNSELIATDYISLLKFNGTWKIVAKVPYAHVEKPF
- a CDS encoding SDR family NAD(P)-dependent oxidoreductase, with the protein product MDRQILKDKYAVITGGSDGIGLAIAKIFAINGAHIVLIARNEDKLEQVKRELSAIGKEVHIFAADLGVLSSVKTVSEKTLKAIPQVDILVNNAGIGRFIPFSETSEEALDMHLNLNIRATYFLTQYLLESLIDTKGNIINISSYFSHRMLSGRDSTAYSLTKGAIDSFTKSLAFEIGKKGVRVNAIAPGSIETPQLNLNIEKLSSHEQQRFKEMIQTIYPMGTIGEAEDVAQAALFLASEQAKWITGSIIAVDGGLTTN